In a single window of the Labrus mixtus chromosome 20, fLabMix1.1, whole genome shotgun sequence genome:
- the taok2a gene encoding serine/threonine-protein kinase TAO2 isoform X1 — protein sequence MPASARAGNLKDPDVADLFCKDDPEKLFADLREIGHGSFGAVYFARDVRNNEVVAIKKMSYSGKQTNEKWQDIIKEVKFLQKLRHPNTIEYLGCYLKEHTAWLVMEYCLGSASDLLEVHKKPLQEIEIAAITHGALQGLAYLHSHNMIHRDVKAGNILLTEPGQVKLGDFGSASIVAPANSFVGTPYWMAPEVILAMDEGQYDGKVDVWSLGITSIELAERKPPLFNMNAMSALYHIAQNESPILQSNHWSDSFRNFVDSCLQKIPQDRPTSDVLLNHRFLCRERPLTVVMDLIARTKDAVRELDNLQYRKMKKILFQETQQNGPVSEGGEDEEEVEQYLLRTGTVNSMESSQSVPSMSISASSQSSSVNSLADASDDSSNEMAMMQEGEHTVTSNSSIIHRPMGQDNIYDDPYQPEMDQPQAPSAGRRRAYYRNRDHFATIRTASLVTRQIQEHEQGSALREQMSGYKRMRRQHQKQLMGLENKLKAEMDEHQLKLDKELENQRNSFSSEADKLVKKHQAILEKETKAALAEEKKFQQHILGQQKKELTSLLESQKRQYRQRKDQLKEELNENQSTPKREKQEWLIRQKECLQQMQAEEEASLLRRQRQYYELQCRQYKRKMLLARHNLEQDLLREDLNKKQTQKDLECAMLLRHHESTQELEFRQLSSVQRTRAELIRTQHQTELTNQMEYNKRREQELRQKHTVEVRQQPKSLKSKELQIKRQFQETCKIQTRQYKALRNHLLESTPKSDHKAVLKRLKEEQTRKLAILAEQYDHSINDMLSTQAVSKLRLDETQEAEYQVLRMQLQQELELLNAYQSKIKIHTDTQHEREVKDLEQRVSIRRALLEQRIEEEMLSLQNERSERIRTLLERQAHEIEAFDSESMRLGFSNMALSGIPAEAFNQGYPTPSPSSGSSGWPSRPVPRSGSHWSHSVQNSVSTPSWRSQNHGGGGFSRAESIASSHGLGRDSEMHKSSRGHSTSSSSSSSSSHHHHHHQHQQQQHYIPQHYQHHQSTPQLYRESHDSRERERAREWVGGGGHYPYLPQSHHHHHLSTHASSQSLALLPPPPPPPPISLSSNSPPSSASSSSSSQGGYGGGNLSIRGPNLMALRNSPQPLRRTASGGPGGGGGSDGGLSRSTSVTSHISNGSHLSYS from the exons ATGCCCGCGAGTGCACGGGCGGGCAATCTAAAAGACCCGGACGTGGCGGATCTCTTCTGCAAAGATGATCCGGAGAAGCTTTTCGCAGACCTCCGTGAGATTGGTCATGGCAGCTTCGGAGCCGTATACTTT GCCCGAGATGTACGCAATAATGAGGTGGTGGCCATTAAGAAAATGTCCTACAGCGGCAAGCAGACAAACGAG aAATGGCAGGACATCATCAAAGAAGTGAAGTTTCTGCAGAAACTTCGCCATCCCAACACCATCGAGTACCTGGGATGTTACCTGAAGGAGCACACAGCATGG CTGGTGATGGAGTACTGCCTCGGCTCCGCCTCAGACCTCCTTGAAG TTCACAAAAAGCCGCTCCAGGAAATTGAAATAGCTGCTATTACCCATGGAGCACTGCAGGGACTAGCATATCTTCACTCCCACAATATGATTCACAG GGACGTGAAAGCAGGCAACATCCTGCTGACAGAGCCCGGTCAGGTCAAACTCGGTGACTTTGGTTCTGCTTCAATCGTGGCTCCAGCTAACTCCTTTGTGGGGACTCCCTACTG GATGGCTCCTGAGGTGATATTGGCCATGGATGAAGGCCAGTATGATGGCAAGGTGGACGTCTGGTCGCTGGGCATTACCTCCATAGAGCTGG cggAGAGGAAGCCCCCTCTGTTCAACATGAATGCTATGAGTGCCTTATATCACATCGCTCAGAATGAAAGCCCTATCCTTCAGTCCAATCACTG GTCTGATTCCTTCCGCAACTTTGTCGACTCTTGCCTACAAAAGATTCCCCAGGACCGGCCTACCTCTGACGTGCTGCTGAAT CATCGGTTCTTGTGCCGAGAGCGTCCGCTGACGGTGGTTATGGACCTGATTGCAAGAACCAAGGATGCAGTGCGTGAGCTAGACAACCTGCAGTACCGTAAGATGAAGAAGATCCTCTTCCAGGAGACCCAGCAGAATGGCCCAGtgtcagagggaggggaggatgaggag gAGGTGGAGCAGTACCTGTTACGGACGGGGACAGTCAACAGCATGGAGAGCTCCCAGTCGGTGCCCAGTATGTCAATCTCTGCCAGTTCTCAGAGCAGCTCAGTCAACAGTCTGGCTGATGCTTCCGATGACAGCAGCAACGAGATGGCCATGATGCAGGAAGGCGAGCACACCGTCACCTCCAACAGCTCCATCATCCACAGACCCATG GGTCAGGATAACATCTATGATGACCCTTACCAGCCAGAGATGGACCAGCCCCAGGCTCCCTCAGCAGGACGGCGTCGTGCCTACTATCGCAACAGAGACCATTTTGCCACCATCCGAACGGCTTCATTG GTGACCCGGCAGATCCAGGAGCACGAGCAGGGCTCAGCACTGCGAGAGCAGATGTCGGGTTACAAGCGAATGAGGCGACAGCACCAGAAGCAGCTGATGGGGCTGGAGAACAAGCTGAAGGCGGAGATGGATGAGCACCAGCTGAAGCTTGACAAAGAACTTGAGAACCAGAGGAACAGCTTCTCCAGCGAGGCCGACAAGCTGGTGAAGAAGCATCAGGCCATTCtggagaaggag ACGAAAGCTGCTCTGGCAGAAGAGAAGAAGTTCCAGCAGCATATACTGGGCCAGCAGAAGAAAGAACTGACCAGTTTACTGGAGTCCCAGAAACGCCAGTACCGCCAGCGCAAGGACCAGCTGAAAGAG GAGCTGAATGAGAACCAGTCAACTCCAAAGCGGGAGAAGCAGGAGTGGTTGATCCGTCAGAAGGAGTGTCTGCAGCAGAtgcaggcagaggaggaggccaGCCTGCTGCGGAGGCAGAGACAGTACTACGAGCTGCAGTGTCGCCAGTACAAGAGGAAGATGCTGCTGGCTCGCCACAACCTGGAGCAGGACCTGCTCAGAGAG GACCTGAACAAGAAGCAGACCCAGAAGGATCTGGAGTGCGCCATGCTGCTGCGGCACCACGAGTCCACCCAGGAGCTGGAGTTCAGGCAGCTGAGCTCAGTGCAGCGGACCCGGGCCGAACTGATCCGAACTCAGCACCAAACCGAGCTGACCAACCAGATGGAGTATAACAAACGGCGGGAACAAGAACTGCGACAGAAACACACCGTGGAGGTCCGGCAGCAGCCCAAGAGCCTCAAG TCCAAAGAGCTCCAGATCAAGCGTCAGTTCCAGGAGACCTGTAAGATCCAGACCCGTCAGTACAAAGCCCTGAGAAACCACTTACTGGAGAGCACTCCTAAATCCGACCACAAGGCCGTCCTCAAACGCCTCAAAGAGGAACAAACACGTAAGCTGGCCATCCTGGCCGAGCAGTACGACCACTCCATCAACGACATGCTGTCCACACAGGCTGTGAGTAAG CTGCGGCTGGATGAGACCCAGGAGGCAGAGTACCAGGTGCTGCGGATGCAGCTGCAACAGGAGCTGGAGCTGCTAAACGCCTACCAGAGCAAGATCAAGATCCACACCGACACCCAGCATGAGCGGGAGGTTAAGGACCTGGAGCAGAGGGTGTCCATCCGCCGGGCGCTGCTGGAGCAAAGG ATCGAGGAGGAGATGCTCTCCCTGCAGAACGAGCGTTCAGAACGGATCAGGACACTGCTGGAACGTCAGGCTCACGAGATTGAGGCCTTCGACTCTGAGAGTATGCGGCTCGGCTTCAGCAACATGGCGCTGAGCGGCATCCCTGCCGAGGCCTTCAACCAGGGCTACCCGACCCCCAGCCCCTCCTCGGGCTCAAGTGGCTGGCCTTCCCGACCAGTCCCCCGCTCTGGGAGCCACTGGAGCCACAGCGTCCAGAACTCGGTGTCGACTCCGTCCTGGCGCAGTCAGAACCACGGTGGAGGAGGCTTCAGCCGTGCCGAGTCCATCGCCTCCTCCCATGGCCTTGGCAGGGACAGCGAGATGCACAAGAGCAGCAGAGGgcactccacctcctcctcttcctcctcctcttcctctcaccaccaccaccatcaccagcaccagcagcagcagcactacaTCCCCCAGCACTACCAGCACCACCAGAGCACGCCGCAGCTGTACCGCGAAAGCCATGACAGCAGGGAGCGCGAGCGGGCCAGGGAGTGGGTGGGAGGAGGGGGCCACTACCCGTATCTCCCCCAGagccaccatcaccaccatcttTCCACCCATGCATCCTCCCAGTCCTTGGCTCTCCTgcctcccccacccccacctcccccaatctccctctcctccaactctccaccctcctctgcctcttcctcttcctcgtcaCAGGGAGGCTACGGAGGGGGGAACCTGAGCATCAGGGGCCCCAACCTAATGGCCCTCAGGAACAGCCCCCAGCCTCTGAGGAGGACAGCCTCCGGGGGgccggggggaggaggggggagcgATGGCGGGCTCAGCCGGAGCACATCAGTCACTTCTCACATTTCTAATGGCTCTCACCTCTCCTACTCTTGA
- the taok2a gene encoding serine/threonine-protein kinase TAO2 isoform X2: MPASARAGNLKDPDVADLFCKDDPEKLFADLREIGHGSFGAVYFARDVRNNEVVAIKKMSYSGKQTNEKWQDIIKEVKFLQKLRHPNTIEYLGCYLKEHTAWLVMEYCLGSASDLLEVHKKPLQEIEIAAITHGALQGLAYLHSHNMIHRDVKAGNILLTEPGQVKLGDFGSASIVAPANSFVGTPYWMAPEVILAMDEGQYDGKVDVWSLGITSIELAERKPPLFNMNAMSALYHIAQNESPILQSNHWSDSFRNFVDSCLQKIPQDRPTSDVLLNHRFLCRERPLTVVMDLIARTKDAVRELDNLQYRKMKKILFQETQQNGPVSEGGEDEEEVEQYLLRTGTVNSMESSQSVPSMSISASSQSSSVNSLADASDDSSNEMAMMQEGEHTVTSNSSIIHRPMGQDNIYDDPYQPEMDQPQAPSAGRRRAYYRNRDHFATIRTASLVTRQIQEHEQGSALREQMSGYKRMRRQHQKQLMGLENKLKAEMDEHQLKLDKELENQRNSFSSEADKLVKKHQAILEKETKAALAEEKKFQQHILGQQKKELTSLLESQKRQYRQRKDQLKEELNENQSTPKREKQEWLIRQKECLQQMQAEEEASLLRRQRQYYELQCRQYKRKMLLARHNLEQDLLREDLNKKQTQKDLECAMLLRHHESTQELEFRQLSSVQRTRAELIRTQHQTELTNQMEYNKRREQELRQKHTVEVRQQPKSLKSKELQIKRQFQETCKIQTRQYKALRNHLLESTPKSDHKAVLKRLKEEQTRKLAILAEQYDHSINDMLSTQALRLDETQEAEYQVLRMQLQQELELLNAYQSKIKIHTDTQHEREVKDLEQRVSIRRALLEQRIEEEMLSLQNERSERIRTLLERQAHEIEAFDSESMRLGFSNMALSGIPAEAFNQGYPTPSPSSGSSGWPSRPVPRSGSHWSHSVQNSVSTPSWRSQNHGGGGFSRAESIASSHGLGRDSEMHKSSRGHSTSSSSSSSSSHHHHHHQHQQQQHYIPQHYQHHQSTPQLYRESHDSRERERAREWVGGGGHYPYLPQSHHHHHLSTHASSQSLALLPPPPPPPPISLSSNSPPSSASSSSSSQGGYGGGNLSIRGPNLMALRNSPQPLRRTASGGPGGGGGSDGGLSRSTSVTSHISNGSHLSYS; this comes from the exons ATGCCCGCGAGTGCACGGGCGGGCAATCTAAAAGACCCGGACGTGGCGGATCTCTTCTGCAAAGATGATCCGGAGAAGCTTTTCGCAGACCTCCGTGAGATTGGTCATGGCAGCTTCGGAGCCGTATACTTT GCCCGAGATGTACGCAATAATGAGGTGGTGGCCATTAAGAAAATGTCCTACAGCGGCAAGCAGACAAACGAG aAATGGCAGGACATCATCAAAGAAGTGAAGTTTCTGCAGAAACTTCGCCATCCCAACACCATCGAGTACCTGGGATGTTACCTGAAGGAGCACACAGCATGG CTGGTGATGGAGTACTGCCTCGGCTCCGCCTCAGACCTCCTTGAAG TTCACAAAAAGCCGCTCCAGGAAATTGAAATAGCTGCTATTACCCATGGAGCACTGCAGGGACTAGCATATCTTCACTCCCACAATATGATTCACAG GGACGTGAAAGCAGGCAACATCCTGCTGACAGAGCCCGGTCAGGTCAAACTCGGTGACTTTGGTTCTGCTTCAATCGTGGCTCCAGCTAACTCCTTTGTGGGGACTCCCTACTG GATGGCTCCTGAGGTGATATTGGCCATGGATGAAGGCCAGTATGATGGCAAGGTGGACGTCTGGTCGCTGGGCATTACCTCCATAGAGCTGG cggAGAGGAAGCCCCCTCTGTTCAACATGAATGCTATGAGTGCCTTATATCACATCGCTCAGAATGAAAGCCCTATCCTTCAGTCCAATCACTG GTCTGATTCCTTCCGCAACTTTGTCGACTCTTGCCTACAAAAGATTCCCCAGGACCGGCCTACCTCTGACGTGCTGCTGAAT CATCGGTTCTTGTGCCGAGAGCGTCCGCTGACGGTGGTTATGGACCTGATTGCAAGAACCAAGGATGCAGTGCGTGAGCTAGACAACCTGCAGTACCGTAAGATGAAGAAGATCCTCTTCCAGGAGACCCAGCAGAATGGCCCAGtgtcagagggaggggaggatgaggag gAGGTGGAGCAGTACCTGTTACGGACGGGGACAGTCAACAGCATGGAGAGCTCCCAGTCGGTGCCCAGTATGTCAATCTCTGCCAGTTCTCAGAGCAGCTCAGTCAACAGTCTGGCTGATGCTTCCGATGACAGCAGCAACGAGATGGCCATGATGCAGGAAGGCGAGCACACCGTCACCTCCAACAGCTCCATCATCCACAGACCCATG GGTCAGGATAACATCTATGATGACCCTTACCAGCCAGAGATGGACCAGCCCCAGGCTCCCTCAGCAGGACGGCGTCGTGCCTACTATCGCAACAGAGACCATTTTGCCACCATCCGAACGGCTTCATTG GTGACCCGGCAGATCCAGGAGCACGAGCAGGGCTCAGCACTGCGAGAGCAGATGTCGGGTTACAAGCGAATGAGGCGACAGCACCAGAAGCAGCTGATGGGGCTGGAGAACAAGCTGAAGGCGGAGATGGATGAGCACCAGCTGAAGCTTGACAAAGAACTTGAGAACCAGAGGAACAGCTTCTCCAGCGAGGCCGACAAGCTGGTGAAGAAGCATCAGGCCATTCtggagaaggag ACGAAAGCTGCTCTGGCAGAAGAGAAGAAGTTCCAGCAGCATATACTGGGCCAGCAGAAGAAAGAACTGACCAGTTTACTGGAGTCCCAGAAACGCCAGTACCGCCAGCGCAAGGACCAGCTGAAAGAG GAGCTGAATGAGAACCAGTCAACTCCAAAGCGGGAGAAGCAGGAGTGGTTGATCCGTCAGAAGGAGTGTCTGCAGCAGAtgcaggcagaggaggaggccaGCCTGCTGCGGAGGCAGAGACAGTACTACGAGCTGCAGTGTCGCCAGTACAAGAGGAAGATGCTGCTGGCTCGCCACAACCTGGAGCAGGACCTGCTCAGAGAG GACCTGAACAAGAAGCAGACCCAGAAGGATCTGGAGTGCGCCATGCTGCTGCGGCACCACGAGTCCACCCAGGAGCTGGAGTTCAGGCAGCTGAGCTCAGTGCAGCGGACCCGGGCCGAACTGATCCGAACTCAGCACCAAACCGAGCTGACCAACCAGATGGAGTATAACAAACGGCGGGAACAAGAACTGCGACAGAAACACACCGTGGAGGTCCGGCAGCAGCCCAAGAGCCTCAAG TCCAAAGAGCTCCAGATCAAGCGTCAGTTCCAGGAGACCTGTAAGATCCAGACCCGTCAGTACAAAGCCCTGAGAAACCACTTACTGGAGAGCACTCCTAAATCCGACCACAAGGCCGTCCTCAAACGCCTCAAAGAGGAACAAACACGTAAGCTGGCCATCCTGGCCGAGCAGTACGACCACTCCATCAACGACATGCTGTCCACACAGGCT CTGCGGCTGGATGAGACCCAGGAGGCAGAGTACCAGGTGCTGCGGATGCAGCTGCAACAGGAGCTGGAGCTGCTAAACGCCTACCAGAGCAAGATCAAGATCCACACCGACACCCAGCATGAGCGGGAGGTTAAGGACCTGGAGCAGAGGGTGTCCATCCGCCGGGCGCTGCTGGAGCAAAGG ATCGAGGAGGAGATGCTCTCCCTGCAGAACGAGCGTTCAGAACGGATCAGGACACTGCTGGAACGTCAGGCTCACGAGATTGAGGCCTTCGACTCTGAGAGTATGCGGCTCGGCTTCAGCAACATGGCGCTGAGCGGCATCCCTGCCGAGGCCTTCAACCAGGGCTACCCGACCCCCAGCCCCTCCTCGGGCTCAAGTGGCTGGCCTTCCCGACCAGTCCCCCGCTCTGGGAGCCACTGGAGCCACAGCGTCCAGAACTCGGTGTCGACTCCGTCCTGGCGCAGTCAGAACCACGGTGGAGGAGGCTTCAGCCGTGCCGAGTCCATCGCCTCCTCCCATGGCCTTGGCAGGGACAGCGAGATGCACAAGAGCAGCAGAGGgcactccacctcctcctcttcctcctcctcttcctctcaccaccaccaccatcaccagcaccagcagcagcagcactacaTCCCCCAGCACTACCAGCACCACCAGAGCACGCCGCAGCTGTACCGCGAAAGCCATGACAGCAGGGAGCGCGAGCGGGCCAGGGAGTGGGTGGGAGGAGGGGGCCACTACCCGTATCTCCCCCAGagccaccatcaccaccatcttTCCACCCATGCATCCTCCCAGTCCTTGGCTCTCCTgcctcccccacccccacctcccccaatctccctctcctccaactctccaccctcctctgcctcttcctcttcctcgtcaCAGGGAGGCTACGGAGGGGGGAACCTGAGCATCAGGGGCCCCAACCTAATGGCCCTCAGGAACAGCCCCCAGCCTCTGAGGAGGACAGCCTCCGGGGGgccggggggaggaggggggagcgATGGCGGGCTCAGCCGGAGCACATCAGTCACTTCTCACATTTCTAATGGCTCTCACCTCTCCTACTCTTGA